The Phycisphaerae bacterium genome includes a region encoding these proteins:
- a CDS encoding glycosyltransferase has protein sequence MRRIGVLSVGSGWWIDACRAASLDHAIVGDDSLFEGNLYAADLQARVGRGSAIDRQLSQQGVDFLLDCGGAGLTFAANPDRENDYLLLHERCGKRLVSHIIDPLVTTFQGLPWPAVWQCLQSGTWTKAVWDKAQARELLRFGVPNVCHLPMAAPDRDYDTTPIDPGQQRPVVAFVGGQNTTYFSSNAAVPTGSLLPGTIAHAVRGDLGAYTFDEIYHDLFSLGEAPQPDDEPRRRLEKIVQFYNAKLFFNAALCLRNRDRYVLFLARRLENVFDLVGTGWDKAYGIPCRSQYATTNEYLASFRQSAINLNFVNGNAETGLNMRHFEITASGGFMLCADQPELRECFTPGKECAVFTGESDLLEKIGYYLSHPAERADIALAGQRRTLRQHLYSHRLRKLITFIEDASGGGRDAHAESARDREPAMERR, from the coding sequence TTGCGAAGAATCGGTGTTCTCAGCGTTGGAAGCGGATGGTGGATCGACGCCTGCCGTGCGGCCAGCTTGGACCACGCGATCGTCGGTGATGACTCTCTGTTCGAAGGCAACCTTTATGCCGCTGACCTTCAGGCCCGGGTTGGCCGCGGAAGTGCCATCGACAGGCAGCTTTCGCAGCAAGGGGTCGATTTCCTGCTTGATTGCGGCGGCGCGGGGCTGACCTTCGCGGCCAACCCCGACCGCGAAAATGACTACCTGCTCCTCCATGAACGATGCGGAAAGCGCCTGGTTTCGCACATTATCGACCCGCTGGTCACGACTTTTCAGGGATTGCCCTGGCCAGCTGTCTGGCAGTGCCTGCAGAGCGGTACGTGGACCAAGGCCGTATGGGACAAAGCCCAGGCGCGAGAACTCTTGCGGTTCGGCGTGCCCAATGTCTGCCATTTGCCGATGGCCGCGCCGGACCGCGACTACGATACGACGCCCATCGACCCCGGCCAGCAGCGCCCCGTTGTCGCCTTTGTCGGCGGCCAGAACACCACCTATTTCTCTTCCAATGCCGCCGTCCCAACGGGGTCATTGCTTCCCGGAACGATTGCCCATGCCGTCCGAGGCGACCTCGGAGCCTACACGTTCGACGAAATCTACCACGATCTCTTCTCGCTCGGCGAGGCGCCCCAACCCGATGACGAGCCTCGCCGCAGGCTGGAGAAGATCGTGCAGTTCTACAACGCCAAACTGTTCTTCAACGCCGCGCTCTGCCTGCGGAATCGCGACCGTTACGTCCTCTTCCTGGCGCGGCGACTCGAGAACGTCTTCGATTTGGTTGGCACCGGCTGGGACAAGGCCTACGGCATTCCGTGCCGCTCGCAGTACGCCACCACGAATGAATACCTCGCCAGCTTCCGACAGTCCGCCATCAACCTGAACTTCGTCAACGGGAACGCTGAGACCGGCCTGAACATGCGGCACTTCGAAATCACCGCTTCCGGCGGATTCATGCTCTGCGCCGACCAGCCCGAACTTCGTGAGTGCTTCACGCCCGGGAAGGAATGCGCCGTATTCACCGGCGAGTCCGACCTGTTGGAGAAGATCGGTTACTATCTCTCTCATCCGGCTGAGCGCGCCGACATCGCCCTGGCCGGACAGCGCCGCACGCTGAGGCAACATCTTTACAGCCACCGCCTGCGCAAGTTGATTACCTTCATCGAAGACGCGTCTGGCGGTGGACGCGACGCTCATGCCGAAAGCGCTCGCGATCGAGAACCCGCGATGGAGAGGCGTTGA
- a CDS encoding zinc ribbon domain-containing protein — translation MSGAADSLPGEDLYCPHCGYNLREIPERQCPECGFGYDHRGVRSVSVAEAVERDRACRHVNRLATFSIAILLAPLIDPASQGSLMTLAIAFAGLVVAVAVARRLGDPTPLGSGFGPIPMFLLMPLLLIPSAVAAFFPAVALITGTAIAVRGWWIFQRIPGMAPFSEKNLGENDRRFLHRRYIQALALLTISSIFVVSAWMQ, via the coding sequence GTGAGCGGCGCTGCGGACTCACTGCCCGGTGAAGACCTCTATTGTCCTCACTGCGGCTACAACCTGCGAGAGATCCCCGAGAGGCAATGCCCGGAATGCGGGTTCGGATACGACCATCGCGGTGTGCGTTCCGTCAGTGTGGCCGAAGCAGTGGAGCGCGATCGGGCATGCCGACACGTTAATCGTCTCGCGACATTTTCCATCGCCATATTGCTGGCGCCGCTCATCGATCCGGCATCCCAAGGTTCGTTGATGACCCTGGCCATCGCGTTCGCGGGACTGGTCGTTGCGGTCGCCGTAGCCCGGCGTCTGGGCGATCCGACGCCACTCGGTTCGGGGTTCGGGCCGATTCCCATGTTCTTGCTCATGCCCTTACTGCTGATTCCTTCGGCCGTTGCAGCGTTCTTTCCCGCGGTTGCCTTGATCACAGGAACCGCAATTGCCGTTCGCGGCTGGTGGATCTTTCAGCGGATACCGGGAATGGCGCCGTTTTCCGAGAAGAATCTCGGCGAAAATGACCGCCGGTTTCTTCATCGCCGCTACATCCAAGCGCTTGCGCTTCTGACGATTTCTTCGATCTTCGTGGTTTCGGCATGGATGCAATGA
- a CDS encoding DUF2723 domain-containing protein, giving the protein MSRTENVPERPAAHTALALRAALGIALLSLVLFVVTQAPEVQPGDSAELALVAHELGITHPPGYPLHTFTGKGFAWMFGDPARGTRMLSAVSTAGAVALLCLIAIRLTGSVSAGARAAGVLAVVPAIWSSAVITEIYSVNLFFVALSLLLFLRWAERPVLSRGLAAGAVLGLSLGSGLANLLMLPGFLVLFFGVRPIRWRQGLLTAAMFVASGALIESWNYFRAASYLPLGTQYVPNTLGGLLRYLSGAQFGTTMVQPPGFYLGRLIEHGLHVLASLSWIGIIPAAIGVAVLWGRSRGLVISLGLMFAGNFLYFTGHPWVDYQEMINPSYFLICLFLACGLAWMQQRKRRFWEAAGTAIPIIVTAWLLVVGLFDHPPQSTARPVTSFVTASLERFPPDAVAVCDWYKFAPMVYFQRVHGMRPDVTLVEAIRQPRRYAWGMVDDAWTFAEESAATRPVFVDSIPPVTTPGDAANVSAPAGWFALPMSTP; this is encoded by the coding sequence ATGTCCCGAACCGAGAATGTACCGGAGCGCCCGGCGGCTCACACCGCCCTCGCCTTACGGGCGGCACTGGGCATCGCCCTCTTGTCCCTCGTGCTTTTCGTGGTAACTCAGGCACCCGAGGTCCAGCCCGGTGATTCAGCCGAACTGGCGCTGGTGGCCCATGAACTGGGCATTACGCATCCCCCCGGCTACCCGCTCCATACATTCACGGGGAAGGGGTTCGCCTGGATGTTCGGCGACCCCGCCCGCGGAACGCGCATGCTCTCCGCCGTGTCGACGGCCGGCGCGGTGGCGCTGCTGTGCCTGATCGCGATTCGCCTGACCGGAAGCGTCAGCGCCGGCGCTCGAGCGGCCGGCGTGCTGGCAGTGGTCCCCGCGATCTGGAGTTCCGCGGTCATCACCGAGATTTACAGCGTCAACCTCTTCTTCGTCGCACTGAGCCTGCTGCTGTTTCTTCGCTGGGCGGAAAGGCCAGTCCTGTCGCGCGGGCTGGCGGCGGGAGCGGTGCTGGGACTGTCACTGGGAAGCGGCCTCGCCAATCTGCTGATGCTCCCGGGATTCCTGGTGCTGTTCTTCGGTGTTCGCCCCATCCGATGGCGACAGGGGCTGCTTACGGCGGCGATGTTCGTCGCGTCGGGAGCACTGATCGAGAGTTGGAACTACTTCCGCGCCGCTTCGTACCTGCCGCTGGGCACGCAATATGTCCCGAATACTCTGGGCGGATTGCTCCGCTATCTCAGCGGAGCCCAATTTGGTACGACTATGGTCCAGCCGCCGGGTTTCTATCTTGGCCGGCTGATCGAGCACGGCCTGCACGTCCTCGCCTCGCTCTCATGGATTGGGATCATTCCAGCAGCGATTGGCGTCGCCGTGCTCTGGGGACGCTCCCGGGGGCTCGTCATCTCCTTGGGATTGATGTTCGCCGGCAATTTCCTCTACTTCACCGGCCATCCGTGGGTGGACTACCAGGAGATGATCAATCCGTCCTACTTCCTGATCTGCCTATTCCTGGCTTGCGGACTCGCGTGGATGCAACAACGGAAGCGACGTTTCTGGGAAGCAGCGGGAACCGCGATTCCCATTATCGTTACGGCGTGGCTGCTTGTTGTCGGACTCTTTGATCATCCGCCGCAGTCAACCGCGCGGCCCGTAACCAGCTTCGTTACCGCATCGCTGGAGCGGTTTCCGCCTGACGCGGTGGCCGTTTGCGACTGGTACAAATTCGCACCGATGGTCTACTTTCAGCGTGTTCACGGCATGCGGCCGGACGTCACGCTCGTTGAAGCCATCCGCCAGCCGCGGCGGTACGCATGGGGGATGGTGGACGACGCGTGGACCTTTGCGGAGGAATCGGCAGCGACACGGCCGGTATTTGTCGACTCGATTCCACCGGTTACGACTCCGGGCGATGCTGCGAATGTATCAGCTCCGGCAGGCTGGTTCGCACTGCCAATGTCGACTCCGTAG
- the mnmG gene encoding tRNA uridine-5-carboxymethylaminomethyl(34) synthesis enzyme MnmG: MRNTYDIIVIGGGHAGIEAAWAAARAGAEVALVTMQREAIGRMSCNPAIGGIGKGQMVREVDALGGLMGLASDAAGIQFRMLNRRKGPAVWAPRAQADRHGYPHVVQELLCRARSLEIIEGSVEQILADEIPSDDLDVSPEIASSSGDCATSTRGPKHRVRGLILADGRRLNARAVIVTTGTFLRALMHCGPQRVEGGRVGEQSAVGLSDSLRSLGFELGRLKTGTPPRVHRDSIDYSQVEVQYGDEFPTPFSAMTDAILQPQVNCWITWTNEEVHVPIRANLHRAPMYSGQIESRGPRYCPSIEDKVVRFADKSRHQVFLEPEGYDNERVYCNGISTSLPGDVQDDMVRRIPGLQQARILQYGYAVEYDFVPTHQTKSSLETKLVSGLFLAGQINGTSGYEEAAGQGIVAGVNAVQFLRDAEPLVLRRDQAYIGVMIDDLVTRPPTEPYRMFTSRAEFRLLLRSDNADERLTPVGRRLRLVDDIRWERFTEREALVDELEQRLGLSRGNARILSQLCGNEEDLAVAARLLGSGPSRPVCSDVLERVLIGVRYRGYVDRQARHVERMSRLESMVIPERLNYARLSGLRAEARERLAAVAPRTLGQASRISGINPADVTVLWVALSGGRRRRRTEDGTVPVA, from the coding sequence GTGCGCAATACGTACGACATCATCGTCATCGGAGGCGGACACGCGGGCATCGAGGCCGCTTGGGCGGCGGCGCGCGCGGGAGCCGAAGTTGCCCTGGTCACGATGCAGCGCGAGGCCATCGGGCGGATGTCTTGCAACCCGGCGATCGGCGGGATCGGCAAGGGGCAAATGGTCCGGGAGGTCGACGCCCTCGGTGGGCTGATGGGCCTGGCCAGCGACGCCGCCGGCATTCAGTTCCGCATGCTCAACCGTCGCAAGGGGCCGGCGGTCTGGGCTCCTCGCGCCCAAGCCGATCGTCACGGCTATCCGCATGTCGTCCAGGAGCTCCTCTGCCGGGCCCGATCACTGGAGATCATTGAAGGATCGGTCGAGCAAATCTTGGCCGACGAGATCCCCTCAGATGATCTCGACGTATCTCCCGAAATTGCGTCTTCGTCGGGTGATTGCGCCACCTCCACGCGCGGGCCCAAGCACCGCGTCAGGGGCCTAATCCTTGCCGACGGCCGGAGGCTCAACGCTCGGGCGGTCATTGTCACCACCGGTACGTTCCTTCGGGCGCTGATGCACTGCGGACCGCAGAGGGTTGAAGGTGGGCGTGTTGGGGAACAGAGCGCGGTGGGGCTCAGCGATTCATTACGATCGCTGGGGTTCGAACTCGGGCGACTCAAAACCGGAACGCCGCCCCGGGTTCATCGGGACTCGATTGATTATTCCCAGGTCGAGGTGCAGTACGGAGACGAGTTTCCCACGCCGTTCTCCGCGATGACCGACGCCATTCTCCAGCCGCAGGTCAACTGCTGGATTACCTGGACGAATGAGGAAGTCCATGTCCCAATCCGCGCCAATCTGCACCGTGCTCCGATGTACAGCGGGCAAATCGAATCGCGCGGCCCGCGATATTGCCCGAGTATCGAGGACAAGGTGGTGCGCTTTGCCGACAAGTCCCGGCACCAGGTCTTCCTTGAACCGGAGGGCTACGACAACGAGCGCGTGTACTGCAACGGCATCAGCACATCCCTCCCGGGTGACGTCCAGGATGACATGGTCCGCCGGATTCCGGGTTTGCAGCAGGCACGGATTCTCCAATACGGGTACGCCGTCGAATACGACTTCGTCCCCACGCACCAGACGAAGTCGTCGCTGGAGACCAAGCTCGTTTCGGGGCTTTTCCTGGCGGGACAGATCAACGGAACGAGCGGGTACGAAGAAGCAGCCGGTCAGGGGATCGTTGCCGGAGTTAACGCGGTTCAGTTTCTTCGTGACGCCGAGCCGCTGGTCCTTCGTCGGGATCAGGCCTACATCGGCGTCATGATCGACGACCTCGTGACCCGCCCGCCGACTGAACCCTATCGGATGTTCACATCCCGGGCCGAGTTTCGTCTCCTGTTGCGGTCCGACAATGCCGACGAGCGCCTGACGCCGGTCGGCCGTCGCTTGAGGCTCGTTGATGATATTCGTTGGGAGCGCTTCACGGAGCGGGAGGCGCTTGTCGACGAGCTGGAGCAGCGGCTTGGTTTGTCCCGAGGCAACGCGCGGATCCTCTCCCAGCTCTGCGGAAACGAAGAGGATCTTGCGGTCGCCGCCCGACTCCTTGGGTCCGGGCCTTCCCGACCTGTCTGCAGCGATGTTTTGGAGCGTGTATTGATCGGCGTCCGTTATCGCGGCTACGTCGATCGCCAGGCGCGGCACGTCGAGCGGATGTCACGCCTGGAGTCCATGGTGATTCCGGAACGTCTCAACTACGCGAGACTCAGCGGGCTTCGGGCCGAGGCTCGTGAACGCCTGGCGGCAGTCGCCCCCCGGACCCTGGGGCAGGCATCGCGGATCAGCGGAATCAACCCGGCCGACGTAACCGTCCTTTGGGTGGCGCTGAGCGGCGGACGTCGCCGTCGACGGACCGAGGACGGTACGGTTCCGGTGGCGTAA
- a CDS encoding response regulator, whose amino-acid sequence MENHRSKTVFTTGEVAAICKVSQQTVIRCFDSGRLKGFRVPGSRFRRIPRESLIQFMKQNHIPLDALESGKKRVLVVDDDPAIVDMFQELLERDGRFEVATANSGYQAGIFTEQFKPDVLLLDFKLPDVNGTGVCRTIRANPSYEHIKIIAISGVADPDEVNELMAAGADEFIRKPFDINHVIERIEQLVSAQ is encoded by the coding sequence ATGGAAAACCATCGCAGCAAGACCGTTTTCACCACGGGCGAGGTTGCCGCCATCTGCAAAGTGAGCCAGCAAACGGTGATCCGGTGCTTCGACAGCGGACGCCTGAAGGGTTTCCGTGTGCCGGGTTCACGCTTCCGCAGGATTCCCCGCGAGTCGCTGATCCAATTTATGAAGCAGAACCACATCCCGCTGGATGCGCTGGAAAGCGGAAAAAAGCGCGTCCTTGTCGTGGATGACGATCCCGCCATTGTGGACATGTTCCAGGAATTGCTGGAACGGGACGGGCGGTTCGAGGTGGCCACTGCGAACTCAGGCTACCAGGCGGGCATTTTTACCGAGCAGTTCAAGCCGGATGTTCTGTTATTGGACTTCAAGTTGCCCGACGTGAACGGAACGGGGGTCTGCCGGACGATCCGGGCCAATCCCAGCTACGAGCACATCAAGATCATCGCCATCAGCGGTGTTGCCGATCCAGATGAGGTGAACGAGCTCATGGCGGCCGGTGCGGATGAGTTCATTCGCAAGCCGTTCGATATCAACCATGTGATCGAGCGCATTGAGCAGTTGGTCAGCGCCCAGTAG
- a CDS encoding HDOD domain-containing protein: MSTTAESTRPLPSRNDAHAERLLAQVDRLPTLPSVAVRLLSVTTDPDCRMEEVVRLITADAALTAAVLRQVRRADLGVANRAITVDRAVGLLGFRAIRNLVLSLTIYAAIPSPPDEDRARRARRDLWKHSLAVACAAEMLASDTRPKSDVAEAFVGGLLHDIGKMALDAVAPKAYARVLDRMERFHGNLCDAEREVLGIDHTIAGKRLTSRWGLPAAIIECTWLHHHVCEALPAATENPALVALVQVADGLVRRQYIGLSGSAGHHEVLERAARLGVSPEELDDVARRLPDAIEQYCEFVGLDTEVSRTLYAESLERANGDLFRLNSELEARNRELARRAKCFDIIRDFAAVISEQSEPAAVCAAAAESMRSVLGVGTVVVIAADERTGQFYGAAAGAADSPWPAGSGTFDALAYGEALASLSSLALDHALQQAGGEFMPLWRFCTGSYPNGTLWQLPLPQAAGLGGAVLFQSAEDDIGDLRGATAEWRALAGTLALSLASAKARYIAERTNEELLDANRRLYEAQRELVRARTVDMVAQWAAGAAHELNNPLAVISGRAQMEIAQTAEGDPRRKRTLELIESEARRASQIVLELMDFAKPDAPEPESVVVATVLEAGRQRWQARFDLRDGQLDIQMTDRASTVWVDPTHLESVLDALMANAVEFTDVSRRRIVVNSPSRSSDETVRIVVEDNGAGMTAEVLEHAFDPFFSSRPAGRSRGLGLSRSYRLVDINGGQIWIRSTPQIGTIVTVELPACAAGSKARSAHITPDA; encoded by the coding sequence ATGAGTACCACCGCCGAGTCCACGCGCCCTCTTCCGTCGCGTAATGACGCGCATGCGGAGCGACTGCTCGCGCAGGTTGATCGACTTCCGACGCTCCCGTCCGTAGCCGTACGACTGCTTTCAGTGACAACCGATCCCGATTGCCGCATGGAGGAGGTGGTGCGCCTGATCACGGCCGACGCCGCGCTCACCGCGGCCGTGTTGCGGCAGGTCCGACGGGCGGATCTGGGAGTGGCCAACCGGGCGATCACCGTTGACCGTGCCGTGGGGCTGCTGGGTTTTCGGGCCATCCGCAACCTGGTGCTTTCGCTCACGATTTATGCCGCGATCCCTTCGCCCCCCGACGAGGACAGGGCCAGACGGGCTCGGCGCGATCTCTGGAAGCACAGCTTGGCCGTGGCCTGCGCCGCCGAAATGCTGGCATCGGATACGCGTCCGAAGTCTGACGTGGCTGAGGCGTTTGTTGGCGGCTTGCTCCACGACATTGGAAAGATGGCGTTGGACGCCGTGGCTCCGAAGGCATACGCGCGGGTCCTCGATCGCATGGAGCGATTTCACGGGAATTTGTGCGACGCGGAGCGAGAGGTCCTGGGAATTGATCACACCATCGCGGGAAAGCGCCTGACGAGCCGGTGGGGACTGCCCGCAGCCATCATTGAGTGCACGTGGCTCCATCACCACGTCTGCGAGGCACTGCCGGCGGCGACCGAGAACCCGGCCTTGGTCGCCTTGGTCCAGGTTGCTGACGGACTGGTCCGACGGCAGTACATCGGTCTATCCGGATCGGCGGGACACCACGAGGTGCTGGAGCGGGCGGCGCGGCTGGGCGTGTCGCCGGAAGAGCTGGACGACGTGGCCCGCCGTCTGCCTGACGCCATTGAACAGTATTGCGAATTCGTCGGGCTCGACACAGAGGTCAGCCGGACGTTGTACGCCGAGTCGTTGGAGCGAGCCAACGGTGATCTGTTCCGATTGAATAGTGAGCTTGAGGCGCGGAATCGCGAGCTTGCTCGCCGGGCGAAGTGTTTCGACATCATTCGCGATTTCGCGGCGGTTATCTCGGAGCAGAGCGAGCCTGCGGCAGTTTGCGCCGCCGCCGCGGAATCCATGCGCTCGGTGTTGGGCGTCGGCACGGTCGTCGTGATCGCAGCCGATGAACGAACCGGGCAATTTTACGGAGCGGCTGCGGGAGCCGCGGACTCACCCTGGCCTGCCGGATCGGGAACATTCGATGCGCTGGCGTATGGAGAGGCTCTTGCCTCTCTCTCTTCCCTCGCTCTTGACCATGCGCTGCAGCAGGCCGGGGGGGAGTTCATGCCACTGTGGCGATTCTGCACCGGCTCCTATCCGAACGGAACGTTGTGGCAGCTACCGCTCCCGCAGGCGGCCGGATTGGGCGGCGCCGTCCTTTTCCAGAGTGCCGAGGATGACATCGGCGACCTTCGCGGGGCTACGGCCGAGTGGCGGGCGCTGGCGGGGACGCTTGCCTTGTCACTGGCATCGGCCAAGGCGCGATACATTGCCGAGAGAACCAACGAAGAGCTCCTGGACGCGAACCGGCGGTTATACGAGGCCCAACGAGAGCTCGTGCGTGCCCGGACCGTGGATATGGTTGCGCAGTGGGCGGCGGGCGCGGCGCACGAGCTGAACAATCCGCTGGCCGTGATCAGCGGTCGGGCGCAGATGGAGATCGCCCAGACCGCGGAAGGTGATCCGCGGCGAAAGCGGACGCTGGAGCTAATTGAGTCCGAGGCGCGGCGGGCCTCCCAGATCGTGCTGGAATTGATGGATTTTGCCAAGCCCGACGCGCCCGAACCCGAGTCCGTTGTCGTGGCGACGGTGCTCGAAGCCGGACGGCAGCGCTGGCAAGCACGCTTTGACCTCAGAGACGGGCAGTTGGATATCCAGATGACCGACCGTGCCAGCACAGTCTGGGTCGATCCGACGCACCTGGAATCGGTGCTGGATGCGCTCATGGCGAACGCCGTCGAGTTTACGGACGTTTCCCGTCGCCGGATCGTGGTCAACTCGCCCTCGCGGTCTTCCGATGAGACAGTCCGGATTGTCGTCGAGGACAACGGCGCGGGTATGACGGCGGAAGTTCTGGAGCATGCCTTCGATCCGTTCTTCTCGAGTCGCCCGGCCGGTCGTAGCCGGGGGCTGGGACTCTCGCGGTCCTATCGACTGGTGGACATCAACGGCGGACAGATTTGGATTCGATCCACGCCACAAATCGGCACGATTGTCACGGTCGAGCTGCCCGCCTGCGCCGCAGGCAGCAAGGCGCGTTCCGCGCACATCACCCCCGACGCCTAG
- a CDS encoding response regulator, translating into MTPRAPKIMLVVGDPALLELIVAALSRRIDAQITCVPDASTCLDVELSSPHDLVIADLDPPNENILKLCEELRVLSSRPIILMGGNPSRDETLAALRLGVRDLFIKPFPVVELLDAAERALLGQDLHRRHVQRHRKLRELVRRMVRDRREMNRRVELICRDLVGAHRRLVQRVLAREQTQAAASS; encoded by the coding sequence ATGACGCCGCGCGCCCCCAAGATCATGCTTGTCGTCGGCGATCCGGCCCTGCTGGAGTTGATCGTGGCTGCGCTGAGTCGGCGCATCGACGCGCAGATCACCTGCGTTCCGGATGCGTCGACCTGCCTCGACGTGGAGTTGAGCAGTCCGCACGATCTGGTCATCGCCGACCTCGATCCGCCGAACGAGAATATCCTGAAGCTCTGCGAGGAGCTTCGCGTATTGAGCAGCCGACCCATCATCCTCATGGGCGGCAATCCTTCGCGCGACGAGACGCTCGCGGCGCTGCGCCTTGGCGTGCGTGACTTGTTCATCAAGCCGTTTCCCGTGGTGGAGCTGCTCGACGCTGCGGAACGGGCACTGCTCGGTCAGGATCTTCATCGCCGTCACGTGCAACGGCACCGCAAGCTGCGTGAGCTGGTGCGACGAATGGTTCGCGATCGCCGGGAGATGAATCGCCGCGTGGAACTGATCTGCCGCGATCTAGTTGGCGCCCATCGCCGCCTGGTGCAGCGCGTTCTTGCCCGCGAACAGACGCAGGCGGCGGCGAGCAGCTAG